A region of the Myxococcus stipitatus DSM 14675 genome:
GGCGGAGGACTTCGCCACTTCCTCGCGCGCCTCGGGCGTGCCGGGGCCCGGGCCCACCGCGTCCTCCAGGTCGCAGAGCCGAAGCTGCGTGTGCGCCTTGCGCGCCATCTTGCAGAAGGGGACGTGGTAGGCGATGCGCGCGAGCTGCTCGCCGGGCATCGTGCCGGACCAGCGCACCAGCCCGTGCTCCAGCGCCTTCTCGCGCCAGCCCCGGTAGGCCCCCGACAGCGCCTCCAGGTAGCAGTTGATGGAGTAGTGCCCGTCCACCAGCGCCTCCCGCCGGCCGACGGGCCGCCAGAAGTCGTAGACATCCATGGTGCACGTGCCGTTGAGGCCCACGTCCAGCGCGAGCAGGTCCGGCTGCTCGGAGACGAGCAGCGCCACCGCGCCGCCGCCCTGCGTGGGTTCGCCCGCGGTGTTGAGGCCGTAGCGCGCGATGTCCGAACAGATGACGATGGCCACCTTGCCCGCGCCCGCGCCCGACGCAATCCACTCCGTCGCGGCCATCAGTCCAGCGGTGCCGCCGTAGCACGCGTGCTGCGTGTCGAAGGTGCGCATGGTGCGCGGCAGCTTCAGCAGGCCCTGGACGTGTGAGGCCACGGGCTTCGAGTGGTCGATGCCCGTCTCGGTGCCCACCACGAGCATGCCGATGCGCGACGTGTCCACGCCTTGCTGCTGGATGAGCCGGGCGGCCGCCGTCGCGGCCAGCGCCACCGTGTCCTCACCCGGGTCCGTGACGGCCATCTCCCGAGCACCCAGGCCCGAGGTGAACTTCGCCGGGTCCACGCCCCGCGCCCGCGCCAGGTCCTCGATGTCCACGT
Encoded here:
- a CDS encoding hydroxymethylglutaryl-CoA synthase family protein produces the protein MKKRVGIEALAVAVPSRYVDIEDLARARGVDPAKFTSGLGAREMAVTDPGEDTVALAATAAARLIQQQGVDTSRIGMLVVGTETGIDHSKPVASHVQGLLKLPRTMRTFDTQHACYGGTAGLMAATEWIASGAGAGKVAIVICSDIARYGLNTAGEPTQGGGAVALLVSEQPDLLALDVGLNGTCTMDVYDFWRPVGRREALVDGHYSINCYLEALSGAYRGWREKALEHGLVRWSGTMPGEQLARIAYHVPFCKMARKAHTQLRLCDLEDAVGPGPGTPEAREEVAKSSASYDAQVATSLGLNSRIGNVYTASLYLALAGLLQREGAQLASQRIGLLSYGSGCMAEFYSGVVGEKAAERMARADLEGVLARRERVSIEEYERLMKLPSDSPEAKAPAPGTFRLAEIRDHKRIYVEGGAA